The genomic interval ACTATTTCATGACCTCTTTCTAAAGCAATTCTTTCGATTACTTTACCCATTTTTCCGTATCCTAAAAGCGCAATTTTCATTATGATTATTTTTTGTGAATTTTTTTAATAGAATTGAATCTATTAAAACTTGTAATTAAAAGTTAGTCCGACATTTGGTTTAAATGTTACATCGGCGGGATAAATTTCTGGACGCATTGAAAGTCTTTCGTTTACGTTAAACTGAATTAATGCGGCATCAACATTGGCATCAATAATGTTTAATACATAAAAGCCAACGACAAATAAAGCTGATAAATCTCTATTTCTCTGATAGAATTTTTGTCCAGCAATTAATCTGCTCTCATCCAAAAATTGATAGTTATCATCATTATAGCCTTCTAATCGACGTTTGTAAGCGTCACGATAATCGTGGTATTTTTTATTATTATCGATGTAAAAATATAAGCTGGTTCCGATA from Flavobacterium sp. YJ01 carries:
- a CDS encoding DUF5683 domain-containing protein, which produces MNKIVPISLLFFLIGTVSLFAQAKKDTVLVVKDTTAYKEIDPLTPAKAAFYSAILPGLGQAYNKKYWKIPLVYGAIGTSLYFYIDNNKKYHDYRDAYKRRLEGYNDDNYQFLDESRLIAGQKFYQRNRDLSALFVVGFYVLNIIDANVDAALIQFNVNERLSMRPEIYPADVTFKPNVGLTFNYKF